In Fusobacterium nucleatum, the genomic stretch ACTTCTATTCCATAAAGTATATCATTTATATAGTCAAATTTATCAATATTATCAACTGTATATACTTCTCCTCTTTCATTTATAATTTCTGAACCAAATTTTTTAGCCAATGCTTTTATATATTCCAAAGCCAAAAGCCAATCTTCCCTAGAAGATGGTGTAAAAATCCTTACAGCATAATCTTTATTCTTATCATCATAAGATAATTCAAATCCTCTTGCACTTACTTTATCTTCACCTATTAAAAGACATTGATAATTAGAAACAGGAGATAATAACAAATCATTGATATCAATATTTCCAGTATTGTAGGTATTAAGCTCCTTATCCAATATAGTCAATGCCTCTTCAACATTTAAAACCTTCTCATAACCTAAAAATTTTTTCTTGTTCTTTACATAAAAACTTATACTCATTTTAACCTCCACAAAATTTTAATTTATTTTAAACCTATAATTTTATATATTTCATCTATATCAACATTTTCTCTAACTAATTTTTCTAATTTATCAAACTCTTTTAGCTTGTATTCCTCATAAGAAATATTATTATTAACTTCTTCTAAACCTTTTCTTCTCCTTATTTCATTTAAAAGAACATCAGTAAAATTTTTATTATCAAAAATTCCGTGTAAATAAGTTGCAATAATACTATCTCTATTTACAAAAATAGTTCTATCATCAGTAGTTAAATTTTTCTCATTTCCTTGTGTAATCCCCTGATGAATTTCATAGCCTTTAATTTCAAAGTTATTTAAATTTTTTAAAATTCCATTATCAACAACTAATTTTCCTTTATACTGAACAAGAGTTTTTTCATTTTCCATAATAGTTTCTAAATCTAAAAGTCCTAAACCATTTAATTCTTCTATATCTCCCTCAATATGATAAGGGTCTTTAACCTTGTTTCCTAAAATTTGAAAGCCTCCACAAATACCTAAAATAATAGTTTCTGTCCTAGCTCTTTTTATGATCTCATCTGCTATTCCACTTTCTTTAAGCCATTTTAAATCATCTATGGTATTTTTAGAGCCCGGAATTATTATTAAATCTTCATTTCCTATCTGACTTCTTTCACTTACAAATTGTATTTCAACATCATCATAAATTGATAAGGCATCAATATCTGTTACATTTGAAATATGTTTTAATTTTATTACTGAAATTTTTATTTTATTTGAATTTTTATTTAATTTAAAACTTTTATATTTTTCACTTAAACTATCTTCATCTTCAATATCTATATTTGTATAAGGTATAACACCTAAGGTCTTAACACCTGTTAAATTTTCTATTATTTCAAAGCCTGGTTTCAAAACTTCTTTATTACCTCTAAATTTATTTATAACTATACCTTTTATTCTTTTTCTATCTTCTTCATTTAAAAGCATAATTGTTCCATAGATTGAAGCAAAAACTCCTCCTCTATCTATATCTGCAACTAAAATTACTGGTGCATTTGCAATTCTTGCCATAGCAAAATTTGAAATATCTTCTTCCTTTATATTTATTTCTGCTGGACTTCCTGCTCCTTCAATCACAACTATATCATTTTCATTTTCTATTTTAGAATAAGTTTCTTTTAAAATAGGAATTAAATTTTTTTTATACTGATTGTATTCAGCACCAGACATATTACCAATAGATTTCCCACAAACTATTATTTGAATTTTATTCATAGTTGATGGTTTTAAAAGTATAGGGTTCATATTGACATCAGGTTCTAACCCACTTGCCTCTGCCTGAACAACTTGTGCTCTTCCCATTTCTTTTCCATCTTTTGTAATATATGAATTAAGTGCCATATTTTGTGATTTAAAAGGAGAAACTTTATACTTATCCTTATAAAAAATTCTACATAGTGCAGTAACAAATAAACTTTTTCCTGCTCCTGATGAAGTTCCAACTATCATTAAATTAGCTTTTTTCATTTTTCACCTCAATGATATATAATTAAATAATTTTTTAATTTACTTTTCAAAATTAATATTTAATCAATATTTTTTATTATACTGTATATGTGATTTAATTTCAAACTTCTCTTTTTCAAATCATTTTTCTCTATCATTTATAAAATCAATTTTTTATTTTTAAAAAATATAATGTTTGTATTTGTTGCGTTTTTTTTTTTTTTTGGTACAATATATTTAAATAGATGATGAATTTTAAAATAATATTTTATTTAGGGAGGAATTTTTATGAAAAAATCTGTGAGTTTAAAATTGATTGTTTTTAGTTTTCTTTTAGCTGCTAATGTTACTTATTCAGCACCAGAATTTCAAGCAGGAAGTGGTACTGATAGTACAGTTGCAGGAGTTGATAATCTAGCTAGTGGGGAAGGTAGTTCTGCTGTTGGGGCTAATAATAAAGCTAGTGGAGGATTTAGTTCTGCTTTTGGAGCTAGTAATAAAGCTAGTAAAGTGAGGAGTTCTGCTTTTGGATATTTTAATATAGCTGATGGAGAATTTAGTTCTGCTTTTGGATCTAAAAATACAGCTAGCGAAGAATTTAGTTCTGCTTTTGGATATTTTAATAAAGCTAGTGGGGAAGGTAGTTCTGCTGTTGGGGCTAATAATAAAGCTAGTGGAGAATATAGTTCTGCTGTTGGGGCTAATAATAAAGCTAGTGGAAAATATAGTTCTGCTTTTGGATATCGAAATACAGCTAGTGGAGAGAATAGTTCTGTTGTTGGAAGTCAATATAAAGTTACTGGTGAAGCTTCTGGTGCTTTTGGTGTTGGAAAGAATAGTGGTTGGAATGCTGGAGCAAACGAATATAATTATGACTATATAAATGAAGGTAAAAATTCATATATGTTTGGTAATTATAATAAAATTGCTGCTGGTACTCAAAATAACTTTATCTTAGGTAATAATGTTTCTATTGGTAGCGGTATTAATAATTCAGTAGCTCTTGGTAATAACTCAACTGTTTCTTCTTCTAATGAAGTTTCTGTTGGGTCTGCCACACTAAAAAGAAAAATTACTAATGTTGCTGATGGTGAAGTTTCTGCTACATCCACTGATGTTGTTACTGGTAAGCAATTATATAGTGGCGAGGGTATTGATGCTTCTGCCTGGAAGGCTAAATTAGGTATTGGTTCTGCTGATGTTGAAAATTTAAGAAATGAAGTCAATGAAAAAATAGATAATGTTAAAAATGAAGTGAGAAATGTAGGTTCTTTGAGTGCTGCTCTTGCTGGATTACATCCTATGCAATATGACCCAAAAGCTCCTGCACAAGTTATGGCTGCATTGGGACATTATAAAAACAAACAATCAGTAGCTGTTGGATTAAGTTATTATTTCAATGATAGATTTATGATGAGTGCCAGTGTTGCTCTTTCAGGAGAAAAGAAAACTAAATCTATGGCTAATATAGGATTTACTGTTAAACTTGGTAAGGGTAGTGGAGTTGCTTATAATGAAACACCTCAATATGTTGTTCAAAATGAGGTTAAAAGACTAACAGTTGAAAATCAAGAATTAAAATCTCAAGTCAATAATCAAGGTAGAGAAAATCAAGAATTAAAAGCTGAAGTTAATTCTTTAACTATAAAAACTAAAGAACAAGATGTAAAGATTAAAAACTTGGAAGAAAAATTAAATATGTTATTAAAAAATAAATAAGAATTTAAAAAGAAGAGGCTGTTGCAAATTCGCAACAGCTTTCTCTTTTTATTATTTATAACTAACTTTTATTTCTTTTCCACAAAAAGCTATTCCTAAATGTAGAATTTCTTTTGTATCCGTTTGTTTTAAGCTACTAGAATATTTACCTTCTTCTATTTGTTTTAATGCTTCTTTTGATATTTCTTCTAATTTATCCACATTGTCTGTTGCTTTAAATTCCAATATATAGCCTCTTTTATTTTTATTCTTTGGCTCTATTGATATATCATATCTACCTAGTCCACTTTCTATATTTGATTTTACTATATACTCTCCCTCTAAATACAAGCTCATTCCTAATATAAAGCCATGATAGAAAGCTTCATTTCCTTTTTTAGTATCATTATAACTAACCGATTTTAATAATATATCTTGTAGAGTTTCTTCATAATCTTCTATCCTATTTTCTGTTAAGGCTTCCATTAAATCTATTAACTTACTTCCTCTTCCAAAATACCTTTCTATAAAAGTTCTTTTAAATAATCTTCTCACTTCTTTATTTGGTAATCTTAATATATAATAATCTTCATCTATTTTTTCTTCCACTGTCAAATATCCACTAAATAGCATTAATTCCCATATTTCTTCCTCACTTAACAGTCTTGATAAATCTGATGTTCCTGATAAATTTTGTTTTAAGCCTTTTCCATCAAATAATTTCTTTAAATCTCTTATTATATCTTTTCTCACTATTTTTAATACATCATTTATTAAATCATTTCCTGATGTATCTACCCAATAAGCTCTTAGCTCTTTGGCATGTAAAAAATTTAATATACTCCAAGGATTGTATACTTCACTTTTCCCAAACCTATATCCATCATACCAATCTTTTACATCTCCCATTTCATACTCTAAATTATAATCAATAAGTGATTTCTTTACTTCTTCTTCTGTTAGTCCATAACAATTTGGATAAAAATCACTTA encodes the following:
- a CDS encoding AAA family ATPase, whose amino-acid sequence is MKKLPIGLSDFKELIEENYYYFDKTNLIDEVIKDGSKVKLFARPRRFGKTLNMSMLKYFFDIKKAQENRKLFKDLYIEKTENFKEQGQYPVVFLSLKDLKARTWEEMERGIKNLLQEVFSEHKYLIKELDEFDLSILKKIINKEVELEGLKSSLKFLTKILYEKYNKKVVVLIDEYDAPLVSAYHNKYYEKAKDFFKTFYSSVLKDNTYLQMGIMTGIIRVIKAGIFSDLNNLNTYTILSDFYPNCYGLTEEEVKKSLIDYNLEYEMGDVKDWYDGYRFGKSEVYNPWSILNFLHAKELRAYWVDTSGNDLINDVLKIVRKDIIRDLKKLFDGKGLKQNLSGTSDLSRLLSEEEIWELMLFSGYLTVEEKIDEDYYILRLPNKEVRRLFKRTFIERYFGRGSKLIDLMEALTENRIEDYEETLQDILLKSVSYNDTKKGNEAFYHGFILGMSLYLEGEYIVKSNIESGLGRYDISIEPKNKNKRGYILEFKATDNVDKLEEISKEALKQIEEGKYSSSLKQTDTKEILHLGIAFCGKEIKVSYK
- a CDS encoding cobyric acid synthase, encoding MKKANLMIVGTSSGAGKSLFVTALCRIFYKDKYKVSPFKSQNMALNSYITKDGKEMGRAQVVQAEASGLEPDVNMNPILLKPSTMNKIQIIVCGKSIGNMSGAEYNQYKKNLIPILKETYSKIENENDIVVIEGAGSPAEINIKEEDISNFAMARIANAPVILVADIDRGGVFASIYGTIMLLNEEDRKRIKGIVINKFRGNKEVLKPGFEIIENLTGVKTLGVIPYTNIDIEDEDSLSEKYKSFKLNKNSNKIKISVIKLKHISNVTDIDALSIYDDVEIQFVSERSQIGNEDLIIIPGSKNTIDDLKWLKESGIADEIIKRARTETIILGICGGFQILGNKVKDPYHIEGDIEELNGLGLLDLETIMENEKTLVQYKGKLVVDNGILKNLNNFEIKGYEIHQGITQGNEKNLTTDDRTIFVNRDSIIATYLHGIFDNKNFTDVLLNEIRRRKGLEEVNNNISYEEYKLKEFDKLEKLVRENVDIDEIYKIIGLK
- a CDS encoding YadA-like family protein, whose amino-acid sequence is MKKSVSLKLIVFSFLLAANVTYSAPEFQAGSGTDSTVAGVDNLASGEGSSAVGANNKASGGFSSAFGASNKASKVRSSAFGYFNIADGEFSSAFGSKNTASEEFSSAFGYFNKASGEGSSAVGANNKASGEYSSAVGANNKASGKYSSAFGYRNTASGENSSVVGSQYKVTGEASGAFGVGKNSGWNAGANEYNYDYINEGKNSYMFGNYNKIAAGTQNNFILGNNVSIGSGINNSVALGNNSTVSSSNEVSVGSATLKRKITNVADGEVSATSTDVVTGKQLYSGEGIDASAWKAKLGIGSADVENLRNEVNEKIDNVKNEVRNVGSLSAALAGLHPMQYDPKAPAQVMAALGHYKNKQSVAVGLSYYFNDRFMMSASVALSGEKKTKSMANIGFTVKLGKGSGVAYNETPQYVVQNEVKRLTVENQELKSQVNNQGRENQELKAEVNSLTIKTKEQDVKIKNLEEKLNMLLKNK